A genomic region of Alistipes megaguti contains the following coding sequences:
- the fabG gene encoding 3-oxoacyl-[acyl-carrier-protein] reductase gives MKLLEGKVAVITGAARGIGKAIALKFASEGADVAFTDLVIDENGKATEAEIAALGVKAKGYASNAANFEETHQVIKQILEDFGRIDILVNNAGITKDGLMMRMSEAQWDAVLTVNLKSAFNFIHAVMPIMARQKSGSIINMSSVVGVSGNAGQCNYSASKAGMIGLAKSIAKEMGSRGIRANCIAPGFIMTDMTDKLPDSVKEEWYKQIPLRRGGTPEEVAKVALFLASDLSSYVSGQVIHCCGAMNC, from the coding sequence ATGAAATTGCTCGAAGGAAAAGTGGCCGTCATCACCGGTGCCGCACGCGGTATCGGCAAGGCCATCGCTCTGAAATTCGCTTCGGAAGGTGCCGACGTCGCCTTCACCGATCTGGTGATCGACGAGAACGGAAAGGCTACCGAGGCCGAAATCGCCGCCCTCGGCGTCAAGGCCAAAGGCTATGCCTCGAACGCCGCCAACTTCGAAGAGACCCATCAGGTCATCAAGCAGATCCTGGAGGACTTCGGCCGCATCGACATCCTGGTCAACAACGCCGGAATCACGAAGGACGGGCTGATGATGCGCATGTCCGAGGCGCAGTGGGATGCCGTGCTGACGGTCAACCTCAAGTCGGCATTCAACTTCATCCACGCCGTGATGCCGATCATGGCCCGTCAGAAGAGCGGCTCGATCATCAACATGTCGTCCGTCGTCGGCGTGAGCGGCAATGCCGGGCAGTGCAACTACTCCGCCTCGAAGGCCGGTATGATCGGTCTGGCCAAGTCGATCGCCAAGGAGATGGGTTCGCGCGGCATCCGTGCCAACTGCATCGCCCCGGGTTTCATCATGACCGACATGACCGACAAGCTCCCCGACTCGGTCAAGGAGGAGTGGTACAAGCAGATTCCGCTGCGTCGCGGCGGTACGCCCGAGGAGGTCGCCAAGGTGGCCCTGTTCCTCGCGTCGGATCTCTCGTCGTATGTCAGCGGCCAGGTGATCCACTGCTGCGGTGCCATGAACTGCTAA
- a CDS encoding PorV/PorQ family protein: MKRFVILLAAVAALHGAVSAQEATLPSPDAKAIGMGGVMMTTLSSSHAIYNNPALVAFSMTPSQISSSYYGQGQFDYYAVSGSCRINVSNIVQAGWRQYLRENGNNDMAVDLGYTRRINERWAVGIVGRYLHLRRPDASADALAADVSVAYQLPLEIGSYSTLRAGAKLANLGAYLSDTDHSLPVDLTAGAALDTFLSDAHEITVGADLGYYFYPKDVRGYQMSLGVEYNLMQLVQFRGGYHYGEQRYYYPSYWSAGVGVRILHLRLDFAYLFAKKETLLRNTYSLSFGFDF, translated from the coding sequence ATGAAACGATTCGTGATCCTTTTGGCGGCCGTTGCGGCTCTGCATGGCGCCGTTTCGGCCCAGGAGGCCACCCTTCCGAGTCCCGATGCCAAGGCCATCGGCATGGGCGGCGTGATGATGACCACGCTCTCCAGTTCGCATGCCATCTACAACAACCCGGCGCTGGTCGCCTTCTCGATGACCCCGTCGCAGATATCCTCCTCCTACTACGGTCAGGGACAATTCGACTACTATGCCGTCTCGGGAAGCTGCCGCATCAACGTCTCCAATATCGTGCAGGCCGGCTGGCGGCAATATCTGCGCGAAAACGGCAACAACGACATGGCCGTCGATCTGGGATACACGCGGCGGATCAACGAACGGTGGGCCGTCGGTATCGTGGGACGCTATCTGCATCTGCGACGTCCCGACGCTTCGGCCGATGCCCTGGCCGCCGACGTGAGCGTCGCCTATCAACTGCCGCTGGAGATCGGCAGCTACTCCACGCTGCGGGCCGGCGCCAAACTGGCCAATCTCGGTGCGTATCTCTCCGATACCGACCACTCGCTGCCCGTCGATCTCACGGCCGGCGCAGCCCTCGATACGTTCCTCAGCGATGCCCACGAAATCACGGTCGGCGCCGATCTGGGCTACTATTTCTACCCGAAGGATGTCCGGGGCTACCAGATGTCACTCGGCGTGGAGTACAACCTCATGCAGCTCGTCCAGTTCCGGGGCGGCTATCACTACGGCGAACAGCGCTATTACTATCCCAGCTACTGGTCGGCAGGCGTCGGGGTGCGCATCCTGCATCTGCGTCTCGACTTCGCCTACCTTTTCGCCAAGAAGGAGACTCTGTTGCGCAACACCTACAGTCTGAGTTTCGGCTTCGACTTCTGA